From the genome of Acidimicrobiales bacterium, one region includes:
- a CDS encoding ankyrin repeat domain-containing protein has product MSDPFALLAAGADVAELADALRADPALAASRDAQGVSLVLQARYRGRLDAVEAILAADPPLDAFDAAALGRADVLAPALDADGGVAQARSGDGFTPLHLAAFFGHADTARLLLDRGADPAAVADNPMRVQPLHSAVAGRHGDLAALLVERGAPVNAAQHGGWTPLHAAAQHGDEALVDLLLGAGADPAAANDDGRTPADLADAAGHPTLAARLRA; this is encoded by the coding sequence GTGTCCGACCCGTTCGCGCTGCTCGCCGCCGGCGCCGATGTCGCCGAGCTCGCCGACGCGCTCCGCGCCGATCCGGCGCTCGCCGCCTCCCGTGACGCCCAAGGCGTCTCGCTCGTCCTCCAGGCCCGGTACCGCGGTCGGCTCGACGCCGTCGAGGCGATCCTGGCCGCCGACCCGCCGCTCGACGCCTTCGACGCCGCCGCCCTGGGGCGCGCCGACGTGCTCGCTCCCGCTCTCGATGCCGACGGCGGGGTGGCGCAGGCCCGGTCGGGCGACGGGTTCACGCCCCTCCACCTCGCCGCCTTCTTCGGCCACGCCGACACCGCCCGGCTGCTCCTCGACCGGGGCGCCGATCCGGCGGCCGTCGCCGACAATCCGATGCGCGTCCAGCCGCTCCACAGCGCCGTCGCCGGGCGGCACGGTGACCTCGCCGCGCTGCTGGTGGAGCGGGGCGCGCCGGTCAACGCCGCACAGCACGGCGGCTGGACGCCGCTCCACGCGGCCGCGCAGCACGGAGACGAGGCGCTCGTCGACCTCCTGCTCGGCGCCGGGGCCGACCCGGCGGCGGCGAACGACGACGGGCGCACGCCGGCCGACCTGGCCGACGCCGCCGGCCACCCGACCCTCGCCGCCCGCCTGCGCGCCTGA
- a CDS encoding crotonase/enoyl-CoA hydratase family protein has protein sequence MADRVTCTIDGGVADVRLNRPEKLNALDLDMFDALVSTGERLKGDRSVRAVVLSGEGRGFCAGLDVAMFSVLADAAAGGDGSGGRSRDLGRRDGRITNHGQQAVHVWTEMPAPVIAAVHGVALGGGFQLAIGADLRFVAPDARLSVLEIRWGLVPDMTGTQMLPRLVGLDVAKELTWTGRMVSGEEAGRIGLATHVTTTPYDDAMALAREIAGKSPHAVRGAKALLNLAGQVSLAEGFAAEYETISGLIGSPNQRESIAAYLEQRPPVYED, from the coding sequence ATGGCCGACCGGGTGACGTGCACCATCGACGGAGGGGTGGCCGACGTCCGCCTGAACCGTCCCGAGAAGCTCAACGCGCTCGACCTCGACATGTTCGACGCCCTCGTGTCGACGGGCGAGCGGCTGAAGGGGGACCGCTCGGTGCGGGCGGTCGTGCTCTCCGGCGAGGGCCGGGGCTTCTGTGCCGGGCTCGACGTGGCGATGTTCTCGGTGCTCGCCGACGCCGCAGCAGGTGGCGACGGGAGCGGTGGGCGCTCGCGCGACCTCGGCCGGCGGGACGGCCGCATCACGAACCACGGCCAGCAGGCGGTCCACGTCTGGACGGAGATGCCGGCGCCGGTCATCGCCGCCGTGCACGGCGTCGCGCTCGGCGGCGGGTTCCAGCTGGCGATCGGCGCCGACCTCCGCTTCGTCGCCCCGGACGCCCGCCTGTCGGTACTGGAGATCCGCTGGGGGCTGGTGCCGGACATGACCGGCACGCAGATGCTCCCCCGCCTCGTCGGGCTCGACGTCGCCAAGGAGCTCACCTGGACCGGCCGGATGGTGTCGGGCGAGGAGGCCGGGCGCATCGGGCTCGCCACCCACGTGACGACGACGCCCTACGACGACGCCATGGCCCTCGCCCGGGAGATCGCGGGCAAGAGCCCGCACGCCGTGCGGGGGGCCAAGGCGCTGCTCAACCTCGCCGGGCAGGTGTCCCTGGCCGAGGGCTTCGCGGCGGAGTACGAGACGATCAGCGGCCTGATCGGGTCGCCCAACCAGCGAGAGTCGATCGCCGCCTACCTGGAGCAGCGCCCGCCGGTCTACGAGGACTGA